In Zingiber officinale cultivar Zhangliang chromosome 6A, Zo_v1.1, whole genome shotgun sequence, a single genomic region encodes these proteins:
- the LOC121993840 gene encoding tetraspanin-8-like, translating to MFRLSNNLIGVLNFVTFLLSLPILGGGIWLATRGGVTDCEKFLQTPLILIGVFFMLVSLAGLVGACCRNTLLLSIYLSVMFILIVVLTVFTVFAFVVTNKGAGEVTSNRGYKEYRLGDYSHWLQKRVENSKNWARIRACLSEAKVCQSLRESNQTFDQFISDNLSPIESGCCKPPSECNFDYQNATLWTAPATDANSSNPDCSTWSNNQSILCYDCRSCKAGVIANAKDKWKKIAILNIIILIFLIIVYSVGCCAFRNNRRDNDGPVGWKGGYA from the exons ATGTTTCGATTGAGCAATAATCTCATCGGGGTGCTCAACTTCGTCACCTTCCTGCTCTCGCTGCCCATCCTGGGCGGCGGGATATGGTTAGCCACCCGCGGCGGCGTGACCGACTGCGAAAAGTTCTTGCAGACCCCTCTGATTTTGATCGGCGTCTTCTTCATGCTCGTCTCCCTCGCCGGCCTAGTCGGCGCCTGCTGCCGCAACACTCTCCTTCTCTCGATCTACCTATCCGTCATGTTCATCCTCATCGTCGTCCTCACCGTCTTCACAGTCTTCGCCTTCGTCGTCACCAACAAGGGCGCCGGCGAGGTCACCTCTAACCGGGGGTATAAGGAGTACCGCCTCGGCGATTACTCCCATTGGCTGCAGAAGCGGGTGGAGAACTCGAAGAACTGGGCCAGGATCCGCGCTTGCCTGTCCGAAGCTAAGGTCTGCCAGAGCCTGCGAGAGAGTAACCAGACCTTCGACCAGTTTATTAGTGACAATCTTTCGCCCATCGAG TCCGGATGCTGCAAACCCCCCTCTGAATGCAACTTCGATTACCAAAACGCAACTCTCTGGACTGCACCAGCGACGGACGCCAATTCAAGCAACCCCGACTGCAGTACCTGGAGCAACAACCAGTCGATTCTCTGCTACGACTGCCGATCTTGCAAAGCCGGCGTCATCGCCAACGCAAAGGACAAGTGGAAAAAGATTGCCATCCTCAACATCATCATCCTTATCTTCCTCATAATTGTCTACTCTGTTGGCTGCTGTGCATTCCGAAACAACAGACGGGACAACGACGGCCCAGTCGGGTGGAAAGGAGGATATGCCTAA
- the LOC121996202 gene encoding probable monogalactosyldiacylglycerol synthase 1, chloroplastic: protein MTPSSVTKEDLFLLPFDSLVARIPFFTSPSPSSLSAFPRRCSFPSHSRSCRRSAAFASLAPGSSELHRLWSHFNRFVRFHSEPRAPIGFASAGLSNDEIRLEDESPLIAEDNGAPINGVAEYERPKKVLILMSDTGGGHRASAEAIRAAFNQEFGDEYQVFVTDLWTEHTPWPFNQLPRSYNFLVKHGALWKMTYYGTAPRLVHQPHFAATSTFIAREVAKGLMKYQPDIIISVHPLMQHVPLRILKAKGLLNKIIFTTVVTDLSTCHPTWFHRLVTRCYCPSSEVAKRAIKARLQPSQIKVYGLPVRPSFVKPVRPKVELRRELGMDENLPAVLLMGGGEGMGPIEATARALGDILYDENLGGPVGQILVICGRNKKLVNKLQSIDWKVPVQVKGFVTKMEESMGACDCIITKAGPGTIAEAMIRGLPIILNGYIAGQEVGNVPYVVENGCGKFSKAPKEIAKIVADWFGAKSDELRAMSENALKLARPDAVVKIVHDLHELVRERSLQPQYSCAA from the exons ATGACGCCCTCTTCCGTCACCAAAGAAgacctcttcctcctccccttCGACTCCCTCGTCGCCCGGATCCCCTTCTtcacctctccttctccttcctccctCTCTGCTTTTCCTCGACGTTGTTCCTTTCCTTCGCATAGTAGAAGCTGCAGGCGGTCTGCCGCCTTTGCCTCACTTGCCCCCGGTTCCTCCGAACTCCATCGCCTCTGGAGCCACTTCAACCGGTTCGTGCGTTTCCACAGCGAGCCCCGTGCCCCCATCGGGTTTGCCTCCGCTGGCCTCTCGAACGACGAGATCCGTCTGGAGGATGAGAGCCCTCTCATTGCCGAGGACAACGGCGCCCCCATTAATGGCGTGGCGGAGTATGAGAGGCCGAAGAAGGTTTTGATTTTGATGAGTGATACTGGTGGTGGGCATCGCGCGTCGGCGGAGGCCATCAGGGCTGCCTTCAACCAGGAATTCGGCGATGAGTACCAG GTCTTTGTGACTGACTTGTGGACGGAGCATACGCCCTGGCCATTTAATCAATTACCGAGAAGCTACAATTTTTTGGTAAAGCATGGTGCTTTGTGGAAAATGACGTACTATGGTACCGCACCTCGCTTGGTGCACCAACCACATTTTGCGGCAACTTCAACGTTTATTGCTCG AGAAGTTGCAAAAGGCTTGATGAAGTATCAACCTGATATTATAATTAGTGTACATCCTCTAATGCAACACGTTCCTCTTCGAATTCTGAAGGCCAAAGGTCTACTGAACAAAATTATTTTCACTACAGTTGTGACAGATCTGAGCACATGTCATCCAACATG GTTCCATAGGCTTGTAACAAGATGTTATTGCCCTTCTTCTGAAGTGGCAAAGAGAGCAATAAAAGCTCGGCTACAACCTTCACAGATCAAGGTCTATGGCCTTCCTGTACGCCCTTCCTTTGTTAAGCCTGTACGGCCAAAG GTTGAATTAAGAAGGGAGCTAGGGATGGATGAAAATTTGCCTGCTGTATTACTGatgggaggaggagaaggaatggGTCCTATTGAGGCCACCGCTAGGGCACTTGGTGATATATTGTACGATGAGAATCTTGGAGGACCTGTAGGTCAGATTCTTGTCATCTGTGGCAGAAACAAGAAGTTAGTCAACAAATTACAGTCGATTGATTGGAAAGTTCCGGTCCAG GTAAAAGGTTTTGTCACGAAGATGGAAGAATCAATGGGTGCTTGTGACTGCATAATTACCAAA GCTGGACCAGGTACTATTGCAGAAGCCATGATTCGTGGGCTTCCTATTATTCTGAATGGTTATATTGCTGGACAG GAAGTTGGTAACGTTCCTTATGTGGTGGAGAATGGATGTGGAAAGTTCTCAAAAGCTCCAAAGGAGATCGCGAAAATAGTTGCTGACTGGTTTGGCGCAAAGTCCGACGAACTCAGGGCCATGTCTGAGAATGCTCTAAAACTAGCACGTCCAGATGCGGTCGTCAAGATTGTTCATGATCTCCACGAGCTGGTCAGAGAACGAAGCCTTCAACCCCAGTACTCTTGTGCAGCTTGA